Proteins encoded together in one Penicillium digitatum chromosome 1, complete sequence window:
- a CDS encoding Fatty acid synthase subunit alpha, putative → MMIDSETERKLARTLLMELMVYQFASPVRWIETQEVILSRTKSDRIIEVGPSATLLGMLRKTIDTIHSTKECTLPAPRQLLHSEKDLDEIYYTGQPDQFNPVQIETQTETQMSPPKPEAALPAPTATMDVTTTALPSSRVHVEVVEIDDQSIQAQDIVFAIVARALKRVTAEIDGSKSIKALTEGRSTLENEIIGDLHGEFGSLPDRAEDLPLAQVGPEIQSSHKGALGKVTTAMINNLFTAKMPSNFTVATARRQLRTQWGLQPGRQDACLLCAVTMQPTSRVTSESDAHDFVSHVVDTYAKREGLTLLQPDASNVGGAATGVTIDLEAVRALTESQDALSKRLLEIYATHLGVDLDADRQALDSLRDEVATGLQADLDLWHAEHGSDYAQGIRPRFDSKKIRSYNSSWNWARQSLLELFDRVSTVTDPSMLDRDSIAKSCYHIANAADKTILPVLDELISQLQDRTQFRPIFLALRENCTDSLLAGPVFRGAPRQLTPVTTMDDQGNLQYREQPRKESAHFADLAMPRSEHAEKPLVAAEPYLHLKKRSVSGWEYSAELTHHLYQALRDVETKGDSLSDQTVLITGAGIGSIGAAMIVHFLQGGARVLVTTSSMSPEVARKYQALYMEHGARGSELVVVPFNQGSTQDITALVEYVYDEKKGLGWDLDYLVPFAAISEAGRTLDTIDSKSELAHRIMLTNLLRLLGTVKNNKEAHGHRSHPTQVVLPLSPNHGTFGGDGLYSESKIALETLFNRWHSENWQEYLSICGAVIGWTRGTGLMNQNDLVAEGIEKAGMRTFSREEMAYALVCLCVGAMYELCQEAPVYADLTGGMAQVHNLPESVAQLRQDLKERSEIQAALFQEDKIESEWSSPAAQDTAVSELEQRAHVRQDFPQILQYDRDIAPLSEDLQGMVDLNRTVVVTGFSELGPHGNSRTRWEMEAQGHFSLEGAIEMAWMMGFITHFSGIIEGQPYSGWVDTETKQPVADTAIKPIYEEKILAHSGIRFIEPELCDGYDPEKKQFLHEIVLQADLEPLCVPGLLAEQMRREHGVFVTVQKSSTPDLYQVQLRKGARVFIPRAMQFDRAVAGLVPTGWDPRIYGLPDQIISEVDRLTLYTLVCTVEALLSSGITDPYELYQYIHVSEVGNCIGSGMGGSTSLRKMFNGRFIGQEVQSDILQETFVNTISAWVNMLLLSASGPIRTPVGACATAVESLELGYDTIVTGKAKFCLVGGCDDFTSETSFEFANMKATTNSIEEIARGRAPSEMSRPTTTTRNGFMESQGCGLQVLTTADLALKMGLPIRGIVAFVSTSSDKASRSVPAPGQGVLVNARRTISASNLSSPLLKMINRRRRLDFRRKQIAEARALALDQLDFEVDVVLEQDPGVDVVKYRKERHEQIRMDFLQEERDAQYSLGNDFWRHDTSIAPLTGALATWGLTIDDLRVASFHGTSTMLNDKNESSVLQQQLTALGRRKGNLLLGVFQKHLTGHSKGAAGAWMVNGALQMLDSGLVPGNRNADNIDSALQQFDLIAYLNRPVHVPDLKAVSITSFGFGQKGAQAICVHPRHVFATLTRDEYEAYLARRMARQRITDAYFYEGMSSNSLFRAKTAPPFPVSQENETYLDASARFSL, encoded by the exons ATGATGATAGACAGTGAGACAGAGCGGAAGCTCGCTCGCACGCTGTTAATGGAGTTGATGGT GTACCAGTTTGCCTCCCCTGTGCGATGGATCGAAACCCAAGAGGTGATTCTATCTCGCACGAAAAGCGATCGCATTATTGAGGTCGGTCCCAGTGCAACATTGCTGGGAATGTTGCGCAAAACCATCGATACAATCCATTCGACCAAAGAATGTACTTTGCCGGCTCCGCGCCAGCTCCTCCATTCTGAAAAAGACTTGGACGAAATTTACTACACTGGGCAGCCAGATCAATTCAATCCTGTGCAGATAGAGACGCAGACGGAAACACAGATGTCACCACCAAAGCCGGAGGCAGCTCTACCCGCTCCTACGGCCACTATGGATGTAACGACAACAGCCCTGCCCTCTTCCAGGGTGCACGTTGAAGTCGTCGAAATTGATGATCAAAGTATCCAGGCTCAAGATATAGTGTTCGCCATTGTTGCCAGAGCGCTCAAGCGAGTGACAGCTGAAATTGATGGGAGCAAGTCTATCAAGGCTCTGACTGAAG GCAGATCAACTTTGGAAAACGAAATTATCGGCGACCTACATGGCGAGTTTGGCTCGTTGCCGGACCGTGCTGAGGATTTGCCACTCGCCCAAGTCGGGCCAGAGATCCAATCGAGCCACAAAGGTGCCCTGGGCAAGGTCACCACTGCCATGATCAACAACCTATTCACCGCCAAAATGCCCAGTAACTTCACTGTCGCCACCGCTCGAAGGCAGCTGCGCACCCAGTGGGGACTTCAACCCGGTCGACAAGATGCATGTTTGCTCTGCGCCGTCACCATGCAACCCACCAGCCGAGTCACGTCTGAATCTGACGCTCATGACTTTGTTTCACACGTCGTCGACACATATGCGAAACGAGAAGGGCTTACACTTCTTCAACCTGACGCATCGAATGTTGGCGGCGCGGCCACCGGAGTCACAATAGATTTAGAAGCGGTCCGGGCCCTGACCGAGTCCCAAGATGCCTTGTCGAAGCGCTTGCTCGAGATCTACGCCACCCATTTAGGGGTAGACTTGGACGCAGACCGACAGGCGTTGGATAGCCTGCGCGATGAGGTGGCAACAGGGCTTCAAGCTGACCTCGATCTCTGGCATGCAGAGCATGGCTCAGACTACGCCCAGGGTATTCGACCACGCTTTGATTCCAAGAAAATCCGGAGCTATAATTCGTCGTGGAACTGGGCACGCCAAAGTCTGCTGGAGTTGTTTGATCGTGTATCAACTGTCACAGACCCCAGCATGCTAGATCGTGACTCGATAGCCAAGAGCTGCTATCACATTGCCAACGCAGCAGACAAGACCATATTACCGGTATTGGATGAGTTGATTTCCCAATTGCAAGATCGCACTCAATTTCGACCGATCTTTCTCGCACTGAGAGAGAATTGCACGGATAGCTTGCTGGCGGGACCGGTATTCAGAGGGGCTCCCCGTCAACTGACGCCTGTTACAACCATGGATGATCAAGGGAACCTGCAGTATCGGGAACAACCCAGGAAAGAGTCAGCACACTTTGCCGACCTCGCCATGCCAAGGTCGGAACATGCCGAAAAACCCCTAGTCGCAGCTGAACCATACCTGCACCTGAAAAAGAGATCAGTATCGGGATGGGAGTACTCCGCGGAGCTGACCCATCATTTGTACCAGGCTCTCCGCGACGTGGAAACAAAGGGCGATTCGCTGAGTGATCAAACGGTGTTGATCACAGGGGCAGGAATCGGGTCCATCGGAGCCGCCATGATTGTGCATTTCCTCCAAGGCGGAGCACGAGTGCTTGTCACGACCTCGTCGATGTCTCCGGAGGTAGCGCGAAAGTATCAAGCCCTGTACATGGAGCATGGAGCGCGAGGCTCAGAGCTGGTGGTCGTACCTTTCAACCAGGGCAGTACTCAGGACATTACTGCCCTGGTTGAATATGTGTACGATGAGAAAAAGGGCCTCGGATGGGATTTAGACTACCTCGTCCCCTTTGCAGCTATCAGTGAGGCTGGAAGGACCCTAGATACGATCGACTCCAAATCGGAGCTGGCGCATCGCATTATGCTCACCAATCTTTTACGATTGCTGGGGACTGTGAAGAACAACAAAGAGGCCCACGGCCATCGGTCGCATCCCACCCAGGTGGTTTTACCGCTATCCCCCAACCACGGCACGTTTGGTGGGGATGGTCTCTATAGTGAATCGAAAATAGCCCTCGAGACGCTCTTCAATCGCTGGCATTCAGAGAACTGGCAGGAATACCTCTCCATTTGCGGCGCCGTCATCGGCTGGACTCGTGGCACGGGACTGATGAATCAAAATGATCTCGTGGCCGAGGGAATCGAGAAGGCCGGAATGCGCACGTTTTCTCGGGAAGAGATGGCTTATGCACTTGTTTGCCTTTGTGTCGGCGCAATGTACGAGCTCTGCCAGGAAGCACCGGTCTATGCTGATCTGACAGGAGGCATGGCCCAAGTCCACAACCTACCAGAATCCGTAGCCCAGCTGCGACAAGACCTCAAGGAGCGCAGCGAAATCCAAGCCGCTCTATTCCAGGAGGATAAGATCGAATCGGAGTGGTCAAGCCCAGCAGCGCAGGACACAGCTGTGTCGGAGTTGGAACAGAGAGCGCACGTCCGGCAGGACTTCCCTCAGATTCTGCAATACGATCGCGATATCGCGCCTCTCAGTGAGGATTTGCAAGGGATGGTGGATTTAAACCGGACAGTGGTAGTCACGGGCTTTTCCGAACTAGGACCACATGGTAATTCCCGCACACGATGGGAAATGGAAGCCCAGGGGCATTTTTCTCTAGAAGGCGCTATTGAAATGGCATGGATGATGGGTTTCATCACTCACTTCTCCGGTATCATTGAAGGGCAACCGTACTCCGGCTGGGTCGACACCGAAACCAAACAGCCAGTCGCTGACACGGCGATCAAGCCAATTTACGAGGAGAAGATCCTGGCCCATTCCGGCATTCGCTTCATTGAGCCCGAGCTTTGTGATGGATATGACCCTGAAAAAAAGCAGTTTCTCCATGAGATCGTTCTGCAGGCGGATCTTGAGCCTCTCTGTGTGCCTGGATTGCTGGCTGAGCAGATGCGGCGAGAGCATGGCGTCTTTGTAACGGTGCAAAAGTCGTCAACTCCGGATCTATACCAAGTGCAGCTTCGGAAGGGGGCCAGAGTATTTATTCCCCGTGCCATGCAGTTTGACCGTGCCGTGGCAGGCCTGGTTCCCACCGGCTGGGATCCTCGTATCTACGGGCTTCCCGACCAAATCATCTCTGAGGTCGATCGCTTAACGTTGTACACGCTAGTATGTACGGTAGAAGCTTTGTTATCGTCTGGCATCACCGACCCGTATGAGCTATATCAGTATATCCACGTCTCCGAGGTGGGCAATTGCATCGGCTCCGGTATGGGAGGTAGTACCTCTCTAAGAAAAATGTTCAACGGTCGATTCATCGGGCAGGAAGTCCAGAGTGACATACTACAAGAGACGTTTGTCAATACTATAAGTGCATGGGTCAATATGCTGCTGCTTTCAGCCAGTGGTCCCATCCGAACCCCAGTTGGAGCCTGTGCGACCGCCGTGGAGTCCTTGGAACTGGGGTACGACACTATTGTGACTGGGAAAGCCAAGTTCTGCCTAGTGGGAGGGTGCGATGACTTCACATCGGAGACCTCATTTGAGTTTGCCAATATGAAGGCGACCACCAATTCTATCGAGGAGATTGCACGAGGGAGAGCGCCTAGCGAAATGTCACGACCAACCACCACTACTCGTAATGGCTTTATGGAATCACAAGGCTGTGGCTTGCAGGTCTTGACTACTGCCGATTTGGCGTTGAAGATGGGGCTCCCGATCCGCGGCATTGTTGCTTTTGTGAGCACCTCCAGTGACAAGGCTAGCCGCTCTGTCCCAGCCCCTGGGCAAGGTGTGCTAGTCAATGCAAGACGCACGATATCAGCGTCaaatctttcttctcctttgcTGAAGATGATCAATCGTCGACGTCGTCTCGACTTTCGGCGTAAGCAGATCGCCGAAGCCCGGGCTCTAGCGCTTGATCAGCTTGATTTCGAAGTAGATGTGGTTCTAGAACAAGACCCGGGAGTTGACGTGGTCAAGTATCGCAAGGAACGTCATGAGCAGATCCGAATGGACTTTCTTCAAGAGGAGCGGGATGCTCAGTATTCGCTAGGTAACGATTTCTGGCGCCACGATACTTCTATTGCTCCGCTGACCGGGGCTCTCGCGACCTGGGGTCTGACCATCGATGACCTACGGGTCGCTTCCTTCCATGGCACGTCAACCATGCTGAACGATAAGAATGAATCCAGCGTCCTCCAACAGCAGCTGACAGCACTTGGGCGACGCAAGGGCAATCTGCTTCTGGGTGTATTCCAGAAACACCTGACTGGTCATTCGAAAGGTGCTGCCGGCGCTTGGATGGTCAATGGGGCGTTGCAGATGCTGGATTCCGGCCTGGTGCCAGGCAATCGCAATGCCGATAATATCGACTCAGCTCTGCAGCAATTTGACCTGATTGCCTATCTCAACCGGCCAGTGCATGTGCCCGATCTCAAGGCTGTGTCGATCACTTCATTCGGCTTCGGGCAGAAAGGCGCGCAGGCCATCTGCGTGCATCCCCGCCATGTCTTTGCCACGTTGACGCGGGATGAGTACGAGGCGTATCTGGCTCGCCGTATGGCTCGTCAGCGGATTACCGATGCGTATTTCTACGAGGGGATGAGCTCTAACTCATTGTTCCGAGCCAAAACAGCGCCCCCATTCCCAGTCTCCCAAGAGAATGAAACATACCTCGACGCGTCCGCTCGCTTTTCGTTATGA
- a CDS encoding Branched-chain amino acid aminotransferase, which produces MAAFPPPPLASIEWDNLGVSPMEVNGHIESEYSIATGEWSAPHFVEDPLLRIHGLAPGLNYGQQAFEGMKAYRDPHGQIQIFRPKDHAARLALSCSAIAIPPIPENVFLASINLVVVRNAEYVPPHDSEAALYIRPLVFGSDAFFAVSAGTGYRFCVYAQPYKAYHGVQPLPALILEDLDRAAPRGVGHVKVGGNYAPVLKWSDQARAEGFYITLHLDSRTQSQIDEFSTSGFLGLKKTGNSFTLVVPSSPSILRSVTSTSCVELARSFGWAVELRPIPYLELPHFTEILAAGTAAMVVPIRSITRRSTDDVFNFAVDGPGEGCQRLSKALLAAQKGVTPNEGDWLWPVMADD; this is translated from the exons atggctgcttttccccctccccctcttGCCTCCATAG AATGGGACAACTTGGGTGTTTCTCCTATGGAAG TGAATGGTCATATTGAATCGGAATACTCAATTGCTACTGGGGAGTGGTCTGCTCCTCACTTTGTAGAAGATCCTCTGCTGCGCATTCACGGCCTGGCTCCTGGACTCAACTATG GCCAACAAGCCTTTGAGGGCATGAAAG CCTACCGTGACCCTCACGGCCAGATCCAAATCTTTCGACCCAAGGATCACGCAGCTCGTCTGGCCCTCTCTTGTTCGGCCATTGCTATCCCCCCTATCCCAGAAAATGTGTTTCTGGCCAGTATCAACCTGGTAGTGGTCCGTAACGCCGAGTATGTTCCTCCTCATGACTCTGAGGCCGCTTTGTACATCCGACCTTTGGTATTCGGGTCAGACGCTTTCTTCGCCGTCTCTGCAGGCACTGGCTACAGGTTCTGCGTATATGCGCAGCCATACAAGGCATATCATGGAGTCCAGCCCCTGCCAGCGCTGATTTTGGAAGACTTGGACCGTGCTGCTCCTCGAGGCGTGGGCCATGTCAAGGTCGGAGGCAACTATGCTCCTGTGCTAAAGTGGAGTGATCAGGCCCGTGCAGAGGGATTCTATATCACTCTGCATCTTGACAGTCGAACACAGTCGCAGATTGACGAGTTTAGTACATCCGGATTTTTGGGACTGAAGAAGACTGGGAACTCGTTCACGCTAGTGGTACCTAGTAGTCCATCGATTCTTCGCAGCGTCACCAGCACATCTTGTGTCGAGCTAGCACGGTCGTTTGGATGGGCTGTGGAGTTACGACCA ATCCCGTATTTAGAGCTGCCCCACTTCACAGAAATTTTGGCTGCGGGGACGGCGGCTATGGTCGTCCCGATCCGGTCGATCACCCGGCGGTCTACAGACGATGTTTTCAATTTTGCGGTTGATGGACCTGGTGAAGGTTGCCAGCGTCTTTCGAAAGCGTTGTTGGCAGCGCAGAAGGGTGTAACTCCCAATGAGGGAGACTGGCTTTGGCCTGTGATGGCAGATGACTAA